A part of Aquibium oceanicum genomic DNA contains:
- a CDS encoding aminopeptidase P family protein, which translates to MFQSFETVSDPSLAAPRVARLREWLGSKGLDGFLVPRADEHQGEYVPARAERLCWITGFTGSAGVALILADSAHLFVDGRYTLQAAAQVDSSLFAVESLIETPPPAWTGENAPEGLRLGFDPWLHTIGDAAALRKAMGKRNGTLVPVERNAIDAVWDDQPGPPLEQVEIHPERFAGRLAVDKLADLAGIVVKEGADHCVLTDPSSLCWAFNIRGRDVPHTPLALGFAVLSAEGRPMLFMDARKLSMKVKAYLTQLADLKEPSALDDEIARLAASGGAIGLDHGLAAEKLRMLVEENGGKVLRMTDPARLPRATKNAAELAGSRAAHRRDGAAVTRYLAWLDRQQPGTVDEIRAVAELEAARRRAGEEAQMPLRDISFDTISGAGPNGAIIHYRVTEATNRTLGEGELFLVDSGAQYQDGTTDITRTVPIGQPSEEMRERYTLVLKGMIGISLLKFPAGTRGADIDVVARLSLWKSGLDYGHGTGHGVGAYLSVHEGPQRIAKTGTEKLLPGMIISNEPGYYKAGHYGIRLENLIVVGDAEPVPGGDKPMHSFETLTLAPFDRRLIVRDLLTAEEHEWLDAYHARVLAEIGPMLDEEDRTWLEATARPL; encoded by the coding sequence ATGTTCCAAAGCTTCGAAACCGTCTCGGATCCCTCCCTGGCCGCACCGCGCGTGGCACGGTTGCGCGAATGGCTCGGCAGCAAAGGCCTCGACGGGTTCCTCGTGCCGCGCGCCGACGAGCATCAGGGCGAATACGTTCCGGCGCGCGCCGAACGGCTATGCTGGATCACGGGCTTCACCGGCTCGGCCGGCGTTGCGCTGATCCTCGCCGACAGCGCCCATCTCTTCGTCGACGGGCGCTACACGCTGCAGGCAGCCGCGCAGGTGGACTCGTCCCTCTTCGCGGTCGAGAGCCTCATCGAAACCCCTCCGCCCGCCTGGACCGGCGAGAACGCGCCCGAAGGCCTGAGGCTCGGCTTCGACCCGTGGCTGCACACGATCGGAGACGCCGCGGCGCTGCGCAAGGCGATGGGCAAGCGAAATGGCACGCTCGTTCCGGTGGAGCGCAACGCGATCGACGCCGTATGGGACGACCAGCCCGGCCCGCCGCTGGAACAGGTCGAGATCCACCCGGAACGTTTCGCCGGCCGCCTCGCGGTGGACAAGCTCGCCGATCTCGCGGGCATCGTGGTGAAGGAGGGCGCGGACCACTGCGTGCTGACGGACCCCTCGTCGCTGTGCTGGGCCTTCAACATCAGGGGTCGCGACGTGCCGCACACGCCGCTGGCGCTCGGATTCGCGGTGCTGTCCGCCGAAGGCCGGCCGATGCTGTTCATGGACGCGCGCAAGCTGTCGATGAAGGTGAAGGCCTACCTCACCCAGCTCGCCGACCTGAAGGAACCCTCCGCGCTCGACGACGAGATCGCGCGGCTCGCCGCGTCGGGCGGAGCCATCGGGCTCGACCACGGGCTTGCCGCTGAAAAGCTGCGGATGCTGGTCGAGGAAAACGGCGGCAAGGTTCTGAGGATGACGGATCCGGCCAGGCTACCCCGTGCCACCAAGAACGCCGCCGAACTCGCCGGCAGCCGCGCCGCCCATCGCCGCGACGGCGCAGCCGTCACGCGCTATCTCGCATGGCTCGACCGTCAGCAACCGGGCACAGTCGACGAAATCCGCGCCGTCGCCGAACTGGAGGCCGCGCGCCGTCGCGCGGGCGAGGAAGCCCAGATGCCGCTGCGCGACATCTCCTTCGACACGATTTCCGGAGCGGGACCGAACGGCGCGATCATCCACTACCGCGTCACGGAGGCGACCAACCGCACGCTCGGCGAAGGCGAACTGTTCCTGGTGGATTCGGGCGCGCAGTACCAGGACGGCACGACCGACATCACGCGCACAGTCCCGATCGGACAGCCGAGCGAGGAGATGCGCGAGCGTTACACGCTGGTGCTGAAGGGCATGATCGGCATTTCGCTTCTGAAATTTCCCGCCGGGACGCGAGGCGCCGACATCGACGTCGTTGCACGCCTTTCCCTTTGGAAATCCGGCCTAGATTACGGTCACGGAACCGGACATGGCGTCGGGGCCTATCTCTCGGTGCACGAGGGTCCGCAGCGGATCGCCAAGACGGGCACCGAAAAGCTCCTTCCCGGCATGATCATTTCCAACGAACCCGGCTACTACAAGGCCGGCCACTACGGTATCCGGCTCGAGAACCTGATCGTGGTCGGCGACGCCGAGCCCGTGCCGGGCGGCGACAAGCCGATGCATTCCTTCGAGACCTTGACGCTCGCGCCCTTCGACCGCCGACTGATCGTGCGCGACCTGCTCACGGCGGAGGAGCACGAGTGGCTGGACGCCTACCATGCCCGTGTTCTGGCGGAGATCGGCCCGATGCTCGATGAGGAAGACCGCACCTGGCTGGAAGCGACCGCGCGACCGCTCTGA
- a CDS encoding DUF4239 domain-containing protein has product MAWDAGRIAMELLLGVGFVGATIAVTLGFYFAMRWVTGGDPDARSRDLAGSVIFRISALHGLILALVFAQEMVEYQQLKYEAAIEANAIADVYFDAGRYGGEGREPIQGAMKDYVALIVDEEWALLADTGRLAPAAWGHWDVAYNGVLDLSPATDRQRSLRDHMLSQLHAIAETRVKRENHGSGSISGMFWFAAMSGVVLISLAYYSFPPERFNLVLISMFGAFTGIILFLIYAFSNPYGFPGQLEPGPLLRLQEQLARSTSG; this is encoded by the coding sequence ATGGCGTGGGATGCTGGGCGTATTGCGATGGAACTGCTGCTCGGGGTCGGATTTGTCGGCGCCACCATCGCCGTGACGCTCGGCTTCTACTTCGCGATGCGGTGGGTGACCGGCGGAGACCCGGACGCGCGTAGCCGTGATCTCGCGGGTTCGGTGATCTTCCGCATCTCCGCTCTGCACGGGCTGATCCTGGCGCTGGTGTTCGCGCAGGAGATGGTCGAGTACCAGCAGCTCAAATACGAGGCCGCGATCGAGGCGAACGCCATCGCCGACGTCTATTTCGATGCGGGACGGTACGGAGGCGAAGGCCGCGAACCGATCCAGGGCGCGATGAAAGACTATGTCGCGCTGATCGTGGACGAGGAGTGGGCGCTGCTCGCCGATACCGGGCGTCTGGCTCCCGCCGCATGGGGCCATTGGGACGTGGCCTACAACGGCGTCCTCGATCTGTCCCCGGCCACCGACCGGCAGAGGAGCCTGCGCGACCATATGCTCTCACAGCTCCACGCAATCGCCGAGACGCGCGTCAAGCGCGAGAACCACGGCTCCGGCTCGATCAGCGGCATGTTCTGGTTCGCGGCCATGTCGGGCGTGGTGCTCATTTCGCTGGCCTACTATTCTTTCCCGCCCGAACGCTTCAATCTCGTCCTGATCTCGATGTTCGGTGCCTTCACCGGCATCATTCTCTTCCTGATCTATGCATTCTCGAACCCCTACGGCTTCCCCGGCCAGCTCGAGCCCGGACCGCTGTTGCGGCTTCAGGAACAGCTCGCCCGCTCCACATCCGGCTAG
- a CDS encoding SCO family protein: protein MMRGIIVGIVVLVAAAVGWLTFDWYRTTFGGEPFGEPFALVDQKGEPITEAAFRGNPTAVFFGFTHCPEVCPTTLYEMDGWLKQLGPEGEDIRAYFVSVDPERDTPDIMDSYVSNVSDRITGITGDPDKIAAMTKSFGIYSRKVPLDGGDYTMDHTASILLLGRDGDFFGTIAYGENADTAIAKLKRLEKEG from the coding sequence ATGATGCGTGGAATAATCGTCGGTATCGTCGTCCTCGTCGCCGCCGCGGTCGGCTGGCTCACCTTCGACTGGTACCGCACCACCTTCGGCGGCGAACCGTTCGGCGAGCCGTTCGCACTGGTCGACCAGAAGGGCGAGCCGATCACGGAAGCAGCCTTCCGCGGCAATCCGACCGCCGTGTTCTTCGGCTTCACACATTGCCCCGAAGTCTGCCCGACCACGCTCTACGAGATGGACGGCTGGCTGAAGCAGCTCGGACCGGAAGGCGAGGACATCCGCGCCTATTTCGTTTCCGTCGATCCCGAACGCGACACGCCCGACATCATGGATTCCTACGTCTCCAACGTGTCCGACCGCATCACCGGCATCACCGGCGACCCGGACAAGATCGCGGCAATGACGAAGTCGTTCGGCATCTATTCCAGAAAAGTGCCGCTCGACGGCGGCGACTACACCATGGACCACACCGCCTCCATCCTGCTGCTCGGCCGCGATGGCGACTTCTTCGGCACCATCGCCTATGGCGAGAACGCCGACACGGCGATCGCCAAGCTCAAGCGGCTCGAAAAGGAAGGCTGA
- the rplK gene encoding 50S ribosomal protein L11: protein MAKKIAGQLKLQVAAGSATPSPPIGPALGQRGINIMEFCKAFNAQTQEMEKGQPTPVVITYYQDKSFTFVMKTPPVSYFLKKAAKLKSGSKEPGKQKAGEISRDKVREIAEAKMKDLNANDVDAAMRMVEGSARSMGLEVVG from the coding sequence ATGGCTAAGAAGATTGCAGGCCAGCTCAAGCTCCAGGTCGCAGCGGGATCGGCGACGCCGTCGCCCCCGATCGGCCCGGCGCTCGGTCAGCGCGGCATCAACATCATGGAGTTCTGCAAGGCGTTCAACGCCCAGACCCAGGAAATGGAAAAGGGTCAGCCGACCCCCGTCGTCATCACCTACTACCAGGACAAGTCGTTCACCTTCGTCATGAAGACGCCGCCGGTGAGCTACTTCCTGAAAAAGGCCGCCAAGCTGAAGTCGGGCTCCAAGGAGCCGGGCAAGCAGAAGGCCGGCGAGATCTCCCGCGACAAGGTACGCGAGATCGCCGAGGCGAAGATGAAGGATCTCAACGCGAACGACGTCGACGCGGCCATGCGCATGGTCGAGGGTTCGGCGCGGTCCATGGGTCTCGAGGTCGTGGGGTAA
- the secE gene encoding preprotein translocase subunit SecE, producing MASKTTNPFTFLQQVRQETSKVTWPSRRETLISTVMVLIFAFLAAIFFFAADQVMALGVELILGIGR from the coding sequence ATGGCGTCAAAGACCACCAACCCATTTACCTTTCTCCAGCAGGTTCGCCAGGAAACCTCGAAGGTCACCTGGCCGTCCCGGCGCGAGACGCTGATTTCGACCGTCATGGTTCTCATTTTTGCGTTTCTTGCGGCCATTTTCTTTTTCGCCGCCGATCAGGTCATGGCGCTCGGCGTCGAACTGATCCTCGGCATCGGGCGATAG
- a CDS encoding 50S ribosomal protein L11 methyltransferase codes for MPQAKLSITAPRADARRIYALFEVEFEDDGYPVGITEIDEARGIELVELYVEGDGAEEKRRADQVLAASGIDGSVEAEILPEIDWVTKSLEGLKPVRAGRFLVHGSHDRNRIRANDLAIEIEAGLAFGTGHHGTTAGCLETIERVTRQEHPRNALDLGAGSAVLAIGLAKLARIPVLATDIDAVAVEVARENIRANGVASLVDAVTATGFSHRAIAARAPYDLIVANILARPLMNLAPDMARHLAPGGSLILSGILTRQRRAVIAAYAGQQFRHVHTLVKGEWVTIHLKRG; via the coding sequence TTGCCGCAAGCCAAGCTTTCGATCACCGCGCCGCGCGCGGATGCTCGGCGAATCTATGCCCTCTTCGAAGTCGAGTTCGAGGACGACGGCTATCCCGTCGGGATCACCGAAATCGATGAAGCGCGCGGCATCGAACTCGTGGAACTCTACGTCGAGGGGGACGGTGCGGAGGAAAAGCGGCGTGCCGACCAGGTGCTGGCCGCAAGTGGCATCGATGGATCGGTCGAGGCCGAAATCCTGCCGGAGATCGACTGGGTCACCAAATCGCTCGAGGGGCTGAAGCCGGTCCGCGCGGGCCGCTTCCTGGTGCACGGGAGCCACGACCGCAACAGGATCAGGGCCAACGACCTCGCGATCGAGATCGAGGCCGGGCTCGCCTTCGGCACGGGCCACCATGGAACCACGGCGGGGTGCCTTGAGACGATCGAGCGCGTCACGCGGCAGGAGCATCCGCGCAACGCGCTGGACCTCGGTGCGGGAAGCGCGGTGCTGGCGATCGGACTCGCCAAGCTCGCCCGTATCCCGGTGCTCGCCACCGACATCGATGCCGTCGCGGTCGAGGTCGCGCGCGAAAACATCCGCGCCAACGGCGTCGCGTCCTTGGTCGATGCGGTCACGGCGACGGGCTTTTCCCACCGCGCGATCGCCGCGCGTGCGCCCTACGACCTGATCGTCGCCAACATTCTCGCGCGCCCGCTGATGAACCTCGCGCCGGACATGGCGAGACATCTCGCGCCCGGCGGCTCGCTGATTCTGTCGGGCATCCTCACGCGCCAGCGTCGCGCGGTGATCGCCGCCTATGCCGGACAGCAATTCCGCCACGTGCACACGCTGGTGAAGGGGGAATGGGTGACGATTCACCTGAAGCGGGGCTGA
- a CDS encoding NAD+ synthase — MTSSAPSTLRIAVAQLNPIVGDIAGNLAKARQARAEAARHRADLVFFTELFIAGYPPEDLVLRTSFVASCEEAARALAADTADGGPGVIVGVPLKRASGLHNSIIVADHGEIIAERHKYDLPNYGEFDEKRVFQASPEIQGPVNFRGIRLGIPICEDIWGDFGVCETLAESGAEILLVPNGSPYYRGKTDVRQQVVIRQVIESGLPILYANQMGGQDDLVFDGASFAIGADRSLAFQMSQFEEAVMVTTWKRGDAQGEGDGWRCVDGPMSRIPEAEEADYRACMLGLRDYVNKNGFRNVVLGLSGGIDSALCAALAVDALGEERLHAIMLPYRYTSKESLTDAEACARALGCRYDTVPIAEPVEGFTHALSHLFEGTQEGITEENLQSRSRGVILMAVSNKFGSMVVTTGNKSEMSVGYATLYGDMNGGFNPIKDLYKMQVYKLAAWRNTTVPPGALGPSGEVIPQNIIDKAPSAELRENQTDQDSLPPYPVLDDILECLVEHEMSTEEIVARGHPRETVTRIEHLLYVAEYKRRQAAPGVKITRKNFGRDRRYPITNRYRDG, encoded by the coding sequence ATGACCTCGTCCGCTCCCTCCACGCTCCGCATCGCCGTCGCCCAGCTGAACCCGATCGTGGGCGACATCGCCGGCAATCTGGCCAAGGCGCGGCAGGCGCGCGCGGAAGCGGCGCGGCATCGGGCGGACCTCGTCTTCTTCACCGAACTCTTCATCGCCGGCTATCCGCCGGAGGACCTGGTGCTGAGAACCTCCTTCGTGGCCTCATGCGAGGAGGCGGCGAGGGCGCTCGCGGCCGATACCGCCGACGGCGGGCCGGGCGTGATCGTGGGCGTGCCGCTGAAGCGCGCGAGCGGGCTGCACAATTCGATCATCGTCGCGGACCACGGCGAGATCATAGCCGAGCGGCACAAGTACGACCTGCCGAACTACGGCGAGTTCGACGAAAAGCGCGTGTTCCAAGCCTCGCCCGAGATCCAGGGGCCGGTGAACTTTCGCGGCATCCGACTGGGAATTCCGATCTGCGAGGATATCTGGGGAGACTTCGGCGTCTGCGAGACGCTGGCCGAGAGCGGGGCGGAGATCCTGTTGGTGCCGAACGGTTCGCCTTACTATCGCGGCAAGACGGACGTGCGCCAGCAGGTCGTCATCCGACAGGTGATCGAGAGCGGCCTGCCGATCCTCTACGCCAACCAGATGGGCGGTCAGGACGATCTCGTCTTCGACGGCGCCTCCTTCGCCATAGGCGCCGACAGGTCGCTGGCTTTCCAGATGAGCCAGTTCGAGGAAGCCGTGATGGTCACGACCTGGAAGCGTGGAGACGCGCAAGGGGAGGGGGATGGCTGGCGCTGCGTGGACGGGCCGATGTCGCGTATCCCGGAGGCCGAGGAGGCCGACTACCGCGCGTGCATGCTGGGCCTGCGCGACTACGTCAACAAGAACGGTTTCCGGAACGTGGTGCTGGGCTTGTCGGGCGGCATCGATTCGGCGCTGTGCGCGGCACTCGCCGTCGACGCGCTGGGCGAGGAGCGGCTGCACGCGATCATGCTGCCCTACCGCTACACCTCGAAGGAATCGCTCACCGACGCCGAGGCCTGCGCGCGCGCGCTCGGCTGCCGCTACGACACCGTGCCGATCGCCGAGCCGGTCGAGGGTTTCACGCATGCGCTGAGCCATCTCTTCGAGGGCACGCAGGAAGGCATCACCGAGGAGAACCTGCAGAGCCGCTCGCGCGGCGTGATCCTCATGGCGGTGTCGAACAAGTTCGGCTCGATGGTGGTGACCACTGGCAACAAGTCGGAAATGTCGGTCGGCTACGCCACGCTCTACGGCGACATGAACGGCGGCTTCAATCCGATCAAGGACCTCTATAAGATGCAGGTCTATAAGCTGGCCGCCTGGCGAAACACCACGGTGCCGCCTGGTGCGCTCGGACCGTCGGGCGAGGTGATCCCGCAAAACATCATCGACAAGGCACCGTCCGCCGAACTGCGCGAGAACCAGACCGACCAGGATTCGCTGCCGCCCTATCCGGTGCTGGACGACATCCTGGAGTGCCTGGTCGAGCACGAGATGTCGACCGAGGAGATCGTGGCGCGCGGACATCCGCGCGAGACCGTCACGCGCATCGAGCACTTGCTCTACGTAGCGGAGTACAAGCGCCGGCAGGCTGCGCCCGGCGTCAAGATCACGCGCAAGAACTTCGGCCGCGACCGGCGCTATCCGATCACGAATCGGTATCGCGACGGGTAG
- a CDS encoding DapH/DapD/GlmU-related protein produces the protein MAEDLRFTDPEPRIHPTAELKGCRLGRYVVVAERVILREVTVGDFSYFERHGEAIYTRIGKFCSIAANTRINALEHPLERATTHKISYRPNEYFRYLGVDQAFRERRREKSVTIGNDVWIGHGAVILPGVTVGDGAVVGANAVVTKDVSPYAIVGGAPARTIRMRFADAVVERVSRLAWWDWPLERLFEAVPDMQALEIGAFLDKWEAIAGD, from the coding sequence ATGGCCGAGGATCTCCGCTTCACCGACCCCGAACCGCGAATCCACCCTACCGCCGAGTTGAAGGGCTGCCGTCTGGGGCGCTACGTGGTGGTGGCCGAGCGGGTTATCCTGCGCGAGGTGACGGTCGGCGACTTTTCCTATTTCGAGCGGCACGGCGAGGCGATCTACACGAGGATCGGAAAGTTCTGCTCGATCGCGGCGAACACGCGCATCAATGCGCTGGAGCACCCGCTGGAACGCGCGACCACGCATAAGATCAGCTACCGGCCGAACGAGTATTTTCGCTATCTCGGGGTCGACCAGGCGTTTCGCGAGCGGCGCAGGGAAAAGAGCGTGACGATCGGCAACGACGTTTGGATCGGCCACGGCGCGGTGATCCTGCCCGGCGTGACGGTCGGCGACGGCGCAGTGGTCGGAGCGAACGCCGTGGTGACGAAGGACGTCTCCCCCTACGCGATCGTGGGCGGAGCGCCTGCTCGGACGATCCGCATGCGATTTGCCGACGCGGTGGTCGAGCGGGTGTCGCGGCTAGCGTGGTGGGACTGGCCTCTCGAGCGGCTGTTCGAAGCCGTGCCGGATATGCAGGCGCTGGAAATCGGGGCATTTCTCGACAAATGGGAGGCGATCGCGGGCGACTGA
- a CDS encoding CreA family protein encodes MVRTFIAAATGLAALGLAASATAQEVGEIGVDWLGNDIIIEAIHDPKVEGVTCHVSYFERGMIDRLQKGNWFEDPSNTSIACRQTGPIRIGDIDLGKDGEEVFKQGISLIWKKQVVNRIYDRQNETLIYLSHSRQVQDGSAKMAISTVPLYGQQVEWTEGKP; translated from the coding sequence ATGGTCAGAACTTTCATCGCCGCCGCCACCGGTCTCGCCGCGCTCGGCCTGGCGGCGTCCGCGACGGCGCAGGAGGTCGGCGAGATCGGCGTCGACTGGCTGGGCAACGACATTATCATTGAGGCGATCCACGATCCCAAGGTCGAGGGTGTCACCTGCCACGTCTCCTATTTCGAGCGCGGCATGATCGACCGGCTGCAGAAGGGCAACTGGTTCGAGGACCCCTCCAACACCTCGATCGCCTGCCGCCAGACCGGGCCGATCCGGATCGGCGACATCGACCTCGGCAAGGACGGCGAGGAGGTCTTCAAGCAGGGCATCAGCCTGATCTGGAAGAAGCAGGTGGTGAACCGCATCTACGACCGGCAGAACGAGACGCTGATCTACCTCTCGCACTCGCGCCAGGTGCAGGACGGCTCGGCCAAGATGGCAATCTCGACAGTGCCGCTCTATGGCCAGCAGGTCGAGTGGACCGAAGGCAAGCCTTAG
- a CDS encoding FAD-dependent oxidoreductase, producing the protein MPAKRNLRILIAGAGPVGLTAALELARRGYRPRIVDEGDDLAPAVQSRALAVNARTLFLLEPSGVTEKLLAEAQQICEMRIGAGVRRLMTIDLLATDSRHRGMHALPQGRTERILAEALAAYGIAVEWRTECVAVSDPEIPVATLALPDGSRKDEPFDIVIGADGAHSTMRKSAGFDFPGSALSETFYLADYRYAAPVDTSYAEARFFDPGVIARLPVSPSILRYVSTLPDFRERIEHPAPVDAVLWESDFHVSFRHTAQMAKGNIFLAGDAAHIHSPVGGRGMNLGIEDACWLAWLIDEGRTGEYTRLRLTAVETVLADTRRMTRLILMRNPILCALRNLAVPLLAAIPRVRQEGLNGVLGLDTPAPPWLPA; encoded by the coding sequence ATGCCGGCGAAGCGAAACCTCCGCATCCTGATCGCCGGCGCGGGTCCGGTAGGGCTTACCGCGGCGCTCGAACTCGCCCGCCGCGGCTATCGGCCCCGGATCGTCGACGAGGGCGACGATCTCGCGCCGGCAGTGCAGAGCCGGGCGCTCGCCGTCAACGCCCGCACGCTCTTCCTGCTCGAACCCTCCGGCGTCACCGAAAAGCTCCTCGCCGAGGCGCAGCAGATTTGCGAGATGCGAATCGGCGCGGGCGTCCGGCGGCTGATGACCATCGACCTCCTTGCGACCGACAGCCGCCATCGCGGCATGCATGCGCTGCCGCAGGGACGCACCGAGCGTATCCTGGCCGAGGCGCTCGCAGCGTACGGCATCGCGGTCGAGTGGCGCACGGAATGCGTGGCGGTCTCCGATCCGGAAATACCCGTGGCGACGCTAGCCCTCCCGGACGGCAGCCGCAAGGACGAGCCGTTCGACATCGTCATCGGCGCGGACGGGGCGCACTCGACGATGCGCAAGTCGGCCGGCTTCGACTTTCCCGGCAGCGCGCTGTCGGAAACCTTCTACCTCGCCGACTATCGGTACGCCGCCCCGGTCGACACCAGCTACGCCGAGGCGCGGTTCTTCGATCCGGGCGTCATCGCGCGCCTGCCCGTCAGCCCCAGCATCCTGCGCTACGTCTCGACCCTGCCCGATTTCCGCGAGCGCATCGAGCATCCCGCGCCCGTGGATGCCGTGCTGTGGGAATCCGATTTCCACGTTTCCTTCCGCCACACCGCGCAGATGGCGAAGGGCAACATCTTCCTCGCCGGAGACGCCGCGCACATCCACTCCCCCGTCGGCGGGCGCGGCATGAACCTCGGCATCGAAGACGCCTGCTGGCTGGCCTGGCTGATCGACGAGGGGCGCACCGGCGAATACACGCGCCTTCGCTTGACGGCGGTCGAAACCGTCTTGGCCGACACGCGCCGCATGACCCGGCTCATTCTGATGCGGAACCCCATCCTCTGCGCGCTGAGGAATTTAGCCGTGCCGCTGCTTGCCGCCATCCCGCGCGTGAGGCAGGAAGGCCTGAACGGCGTGCTCGGGCTCGACACGCCCGCCCCACCCTGGCTTCCTGCCTGA
- the nusG gene encoding transcription termination/antitermination protein NusG encodes MTARWYIVHAYSNFEKKVAEDIENKARQKGLSGQIEQIVVPTEKVVEVRRGRKVDAERKFFPGYVLVRANLTDAVFSLIKNTPKVTGFLGDARPVPITDAEADRILHQVQEGVERPKPSISFEIGEQVRVSDGPFASFNGFVQEVDEERARLKVEVSIFGRAVPVDLEFGQVEKG; translated from the coding sequence ATGACTGCGCGGTGGTACATCGTCCACGCCTATTCGAATTTCGAGAAGAAAGTCGCCGAGGACATCGAGAACAAGGCGCGCCAGAAGGGTCTTTCCGGCCAGATCGAACAGATCGTCGTGCCGACCGAGAAGGTGGTGGAAGTGCGCCGCGGCCGCAAGGTGGACGCCGAGCGCAAGTTCTTCCCGGGCTATGTGCTGGTGCGCGCCAATCTCACCGACGCGGTGTTCTCGCTGATCAAAAACACGCCGAAGGTGACGGGCTTCCTGGGCGACGCGCGTCCGGTGCCGATCACCGACGCCGAAGCCGACCGCATCCTGCACCAGGTGCAGGAGGGCGTGGAGCGGCCGAAGCCCTCGATCTCCTTCGAGATCGGCGAGCAGGTGCGCGTGTCGGACGGGCCGTTCGCCTCGTTCAACGGCTTCGTGCAGGAAGTGGACGAGGAGCGTGCGCGCCTCAAGGTCGAGGTGTCGATCTTCGGCCGCGCCGTCCCCGTCGATCTGGAATTCGGTCAGGTCGAGAAGGGCTGA